A section of the Asticcacaulis sp. EMRT-3 genome encodes:
- a CDS encoding superoxide dismutase: protein MTFELPALPYASDALEPYMSANTFSFHHGKHHKAYVDNLNKALPGSEFEGKSLVEIIKASEGKNPGVFNNSAQVWNHTFFWHSMKPNGGGAATGKIADKINADFGSFDAFVEQFKMAGATQFGSGWAWLVLGSDGKLKVTKTPNGENPFTKGDKPILTLDVWEHAYYLDYQNLRPKFIETFLDKLVNWDFANERLDAPLFEGVA from the coding sequence ATGACATTCGAACTGCCCGCCCTGCCCTATGCCTCCGATGCGCTTGAGCCGTATATGTCGGCCAATACGTTCAGCTTTCACCACGGCAAGCACCATAAGGCCTATGTCGATAACCTCAACAAGGCCCTGCCCGGCAGCGAATTTGAGGGCAAGTCGCTGGTCGAGATCATCAAGGCGTCAGAAGGCAAGAACCCCGGCGTTTTCAACAATTCGGCGCAGGTGTGGAACCACACCTTTTTCTGGCATTCGATGAAGCCCAATGGCGGCGGCGCGGCCACCGGCAAGATTGCCGACAAGATCAATGCCGATTTCGGCTCGTTCGACGCTTTCGTTGAGCAATTCAAGATGGCGGGCGCCACGCAGTTCGGCTCCGGCTGGGCCTGGCTGGTTCTGGGTTCCGATGGCAAGCTGAAGGTCACCAAGACGCCGAACGGTGAAAACCCGTTCACCAAGGGCGACAAGCCGATCCTGACGCTCGACGTCTGGGAACACGCCTATTATCTCGATTACCAGAACCTGCGTCCGAAATTCATCGAAACCTTCCTCGACAAGCTGGTCAACTGGGATTTCGCCAATGAGCGGCTCGATGCGCCTTTGTTTGAGGGCGTTGCCTAA
- a CDS encoding CinA family protein — protein MHTSRLAARLIERLREQQKTIATVESCTGGLIAAAITSIAGSSDVFQSGFVTYANAAKSAMVGVPEYLLASYGAVSIEVAASMAEGGLKTAGAQIALSVTGIAGPGGGTPEKPVGLVCFGLSYIDPEQEIVTYAQKMTFGDMGRDRVREKSVEHALQWALDVLEPGTNA, from the coding sequence ATGCACACATCACGGCTTGCCGCCCGGCTCATCGAGCGTTTGCGCGAGCAGCAAAAAACCATCGCCACGGTCGAAAGCTGCACGGGCGGGCTGATCGCCGCCGCCATTACCAGCATCGCCGGGTCTTCCGATGTGTTCCAGTCGGGCTTCGTCACCTATGCCAATGCCGCCAAGAGCGCGATGGTCGGGGTGCCGGAATATCTGCTGGCCAGTTATGGCGCGGTCAGTATCGAAGTGGCCGCCAGCATGGCCGAAGGCGGCCTGAAAACCGCCGGAGCGCAGATCGCGCTCAGCGTCACCGGCATTGCCGGGCCGGGCGGCGGCACGCCGGAAAAGCCGGTGGGCCTCGTCTGTTTCGGCCTCAGCTATATTGATCCAGAACAGGAAATCGTCACCTACGCCCAAAAAATGACGTTTGGCGATATGGGCCGTGACAGGGTGCGTGAAAAGAGCGTCGAACACGCCCTGCAATGGGCGCTCGACGTTCTGGAACCGGGCACCAATGCCTAG
- a CDS encoding type II toxin-antitoxin system RatA family toxin, with amino-acid sequence MATFRLERHLPYDADALWALVGDVEHYPDFIPWIKRLRAYNREAPQPGHSRFDADVSVGFKMLTETFSTRIVRNPDARSVDIGLIKGPFRTLKGHWTFTPDETGTQIGFDMELDIRNPLLNALFKANFNLAVSRLMKCFEDRAAATLTPV; translated from the coding sequence TTGGCGACCTTCCGGCTTGAGCGCCATTTACCTTATGACGCTGATGCGCTGTGGGCGCTGGTCGGCGATGTCGAGCACTACCCCGACTTCATTCCGTGGATCAAGCGCCTGCGTGCCTATAACCGCGAGGCACCGCAACCGGGCCACAGCCGTTTCGATGCCGATGTCAGTGTCGGTTTCAAGATGCTGACCGAAACCTTTTCGACGCGCATTGTCCGTAATCCCGATGCGCGCAGCGTCGATATTGGCCTGATCAAGGGGCCGTTTCGCACGCTGAAAGGCCACTGGACGTTTACGCCCGACGAGACGGGCACGCAGATCGGCTTCGATATGGAGCTGGATATTCGCAATCCGCTCCTCAACGCCCTGTTCAAGGCCAATTTCAACCTGGCCGTCTCGCGCCTGATGAAATGCTTCGAGGATCGCGCCGCCGCTACGCTGACACCGGTTTAG
- the lipA gene encoding lipoyl synthase, with the protein MPTVINRLAESGARELRHPEKQNRPDSPILKKPDWLRVKAPGSSGYAETQKIVRDAKLVTVCEEAACPNIGECWSKNHATIMIMGDTCTRACAFCNVKTGLPEALDADEPRRVGETVALMKLAHVVITSVDRDDLKDGGAEHFAEVIRQIRAQSPQTTIEILTPDFLRKEGAAEIVIDAKPDVFNHNLETVPRNYLKIRPGARYFHSLRLLERVKERDPQQFTKSGIMVGLGETREEVMQVMDDMRSAGIDFITIGQYLQPTRKHAAIDRFVTPEEFKAYESIARAKGFLMVSSSPLTRSSHHAGEDFERLRAARAAAKARGV; encoded by the coding sequence ATGCCCACCGTTATCAATCGTCTCGCCGAGTCAGGCGCCCGCGAACTGCGTCACCCCGAAAAGCAGAATCGCCCCGATTCGCCGATCCTCAAAAAACCCGACTGGCTGCGCGTCAAGGCACCCGGTTCGTCGGGCTATGCCGAAACGCAGAAGATCGTGCGTGACGCCAAGCTGGTGACGGTGTGCGAAGAGGCGGCCTGCCCGAATATCGGCGAATGCTGGTCGAAGAACCACGCCACCATCATGATCATGGGCGACACCTGCACGCGCGCCTGCGCCTTCTGCAATGTCAAGACCGGCCTGCCGGAAGCGCTTGACGCCGATGAGCCGAGGCGCGTCGGCGAAACCGTGGCTCTGATGAAGCTGGCGCACGTCGTCATCACCTCGGTGGACCGCGACGACCTGAAAGACGGCGGCGCTGAACATTTCGCCGAAGTCATCCGCCAGATCCGCGCCCAATCGCCGCAGACGACCATCGAAATCCTGACGCCCGATTTTCTGCGCAAGGAAGGCGCGGCTGAGATTGTCATCGACGCCAAGCCCGATGTGTTCAACCACAATCTGGAAACCGTGCCGCGCAACTATCTGAAAATCCGTCCTGGTGCGCGCTATTTCCATAGCTTACGTTTGCTGGAGCGCGTGAAGGAACGCGATCCGCAACAATTCACCAAGTCCGGCATTATGGTCGGCCTTGGCGAAACACGCGAAGAGGTGATGCAGGTCATGGACGATATGCGTTCGGCCGGTATCGATTTCATCACCATCGGCCAGTACTTGCAGCCAACGCGCAAGCACGCCGCCATCGATCGTTTCGTGACGCCGGAAGAGTTCAAGGCTTACGAATCGATTGCGCGCGCCAAGGGTTTCCTGATGGTGTCGTCGTCGCCGCTGACGCGCTCATCGCACCATGCCGGTGAGGATTTCGAGCGTCTGCGTGCCGCCCGCGCCGCTGCCAAAGCGCGCGGGGTCTGA